A window from Actinomycetospora corticicola encodes these proteins:
- the sucB gene encoding 2-oxoglutarate dehydrogenase, E2 component, dihydrolipoamide succinyltransferase translates to MAYTVQMPALGESVTEGTITRWLKQEGDHVEVDEPLLEVSTDKVDTEIPSPQAGVLQRIVAAEDDTVEIGGDLAVIGDGDDDGGSSGGSGGGQAEAAPEPEPEPEAQQSEPEPEPAPSEPEPAPASSGGSSSGGSSGGSGGGSGTTIEMPALGESVTEGTITRWLKQVGDAVEVDEPLLEVSTDKVDTEIPSPVAGTLLEIKANEDDTVEVGGALAVVGDGSADGGSAQPEAQSGPDAQSSSDTQASSDTQAEPEPRQEQGQPEPESQPAASDGEHTAESSDGAVAASGADDYVSHETEQPAGPSGPANAGSLQSGGAPSNGTGGGETAGSPYVTPLVRKLAQERGVDLASVSGTGVGGRIRKQDVVAAADEADQQQKAAQQASAAPSANEPTAAPSDGSQGAVHGGEVQKPAASRSSNIPTPDDSGLRGTTQKLSRRRATIAKRMVESLQTSAQLTTVVEADVTRIARLRDRAKADFERREGVKLSFLPFMAIATVEALKAHPVVNAMIDTEKGEVTYHGSEHLGIAVDSPAGLIVPVIHDAGDLNLGGLARKISDVAQRTRDNKISPDELSGGTFTITNTGSRGALIDTPIINQPQVGILGTGAVVKKPVVVTDGEGGESIAIRSTVYLCLSYDHRIVDGADAARFLGSVKARLEAGAFEADLGLV, encoded by the coding sequence ATGGCCTACACCGTCCAGATGCCTGCTCTCGGGGAGAGCGTCACCGAGGGCACCATCACCCGGTGGCTGAAGCAGGAGGGCGACCACGTCGAGGTCGACGAGCCGCTGCTGGAGGTGTCGACGGACAAGGTCGACACCGAGATCCCCTCGCCGCAGGCGGGGGTCCTCCAGCGGATCGTCGCGGCCGAGGACGACACCGTCGAGATCGGCGGCGACCTCGCGGTCATCGGCGACGGTGACGACGACGGCGGCAGCTCCGGCGGGTCCGGGGGCGGGCAGGCCGAGGCGGCACCGGAGCCCGAGCCGGAGCCCGAGGCCCAGCAGTCGGAGCCGGAGCCGGAGCCCGCGCCGTCGGAGCCCGAGCCGGCCCCGGCGTCGTCGGGCGGCAGCAGCTCCGGTGGCTCGTCCGGCGGGTCCGGCGGTGGCTCCGGCACGACGATCGAGATGCCCGCCCTGGGCGAGAGCGTCACCGAGGGCACCATCACCCGCTGGCTCAAGCAGGTCGGCGATGCGGTCGAGGTCGACGAGCCGCTGCTCGAGGTGTCCACCGACAAGGTCGACACCGAGATCCCCTCGCCGGTCGCGGGCACGCTGCTCGAGATCAAGGCGAACGAGGACGACACCGTCGAGGTCGGCGGCGCGCTCGCCGTCGTCGGCGACGGCTCGGCGGACGGCGGGTCGGCCCAGCCCGAGGCGCAGTCCGGACCGGACGCGCAGTCCTCGTCCGACACGCAGGCCTCCTCCGACACGCAGGCGGAGCCGGAGCCGCGGCAGGAGCAGGGGCAGCCCGAGCCCGAGTCGCAGCCGGCGGCCTCGGACGGCGAGCACACCGCGGAGAGCTCGGACGGCGCGGTCGCGGCGTCCGGCGCGGACGACTACGTCTCGCACGAGACCGAGCAGCCCGCCGGGCCGAGCGGCCCGGCGAACGCGGGCTCGCTGCAGTCCGGCGGGGCGCCCTCGAACGGCACGGGCGGGGGCGAGACGGCGGGCTCCCCCTACGTCACGCCGCTGGTGCGCAAGCTCGCCCAGGAGCGCGGGGTCGACCTGGCGTCGGTGTCCGGCACCGGGGTCGGCGGGCGCATCCGCAAGCAGGACGTGGTCGCGGCCGCCGACGAGGCCGACCAGCAGCAGAAGGCGGCCCAGCAGGCGTCCGCGGCGCCGTCGGCGAACGAGCCGACCGCGGCCCCGTCGGACGGGTCGCAGGGTGCGGTGCACGGCGGCGAGGTGCAGAAGCCGGCGGCGAGCCGCAGCTCGAACATCCCGACGCCGGACGACTCCGGTCTGCGCGGCACCACGCAGAAGCTCTCCCGGCGCCGCGCGACCATCGCGAAGCGCATGGTGGAGTCGCTGCAGACCTCCGCGCAGCTCACCACGGTCGTCGAGGCCGACGTCACCCGCATCGCGCGCCTGCGCGACCGGGCGAAGGCCGACTTCGAGCGCCGCGAGGGCGTGAAGCTGTCCTTCCTCCCGTTCATGGCGATCGCCACCGTCGAGGCCCTCAAGGCCCACCCGGTGGTCAACGCCATGATCGACACGGAGAAGGGCGAGGTCACCTACCACGGTTCCGAGCACCTCGGGATCGCGGTGGACTCCCCCGCCGGGCTGATCGTGCCGGTCATCCACGACGCCGGGGACCTCAACCTCGGCGGGCTGGCCCGCAAGATCTCCGACGTGGCGCAGCGGACCCGGGACAACAAGATCTCCCCGGACGAGCTGTCGGGCGGCACGTTCACGATCACCAACACCGGCTCGCGCGGCGCGCTGATCGACACCCCGATCATCAACCAGCCGCAGGTCGGCATCCTCGGCACCGGGGCCGTCGTCAAGAAGCCCGTGGTGGTCACCGACGGCGAGGGCGGTGAGTCGATCGCGATCCGGTCGACGGTCTACCTCTGCCTGTCCTACGACCACCGCATCGTCGACGGCGCCGACGCCGCCCGGTTCCTCGGGTCGGTGAAGGCCCGGCTCGAGGCCGGCGCGTTCGAGGCGGACCTCGGGCTCGTCTAG
- the lpdA gene encoding dihydrolipoyl dehydrogenase yields the protein MSESDTYDVLILGGGSGGYACALRAAQLGLSVALVEQDKLGGTCLHRGCIPTKALLHAAEVADNAREGEQIGVKSSLSGIDMSGVNSYKDGVVAKLYKGLQGLIKSRKVTMIEGHGRLVGQDTVEVDGQRYTGRNVVLASGSYSKTLPGLELGGRVITSTEAINLDYVPDRVVVLGGGVIGCEFASVWKSFGSEVTIVEALPHLVPNEDEFLSKQLERQFRKRKIAFKIGTKFTGVEQTADAVTISLENGEQIEADLLLVAVGRGPNTADLGYEDQGVTLDRGFVRTDERLRTGVGSVYAVGDIVPGLQLAHRGFQQGIFVAEEIAGLNPPVIDETGIPRVTYCEPEIASVGLTEAQAKEAYGEVVTTTYDLAGNGKSQILRTAGAIKLVKGGTGDDAPVVGVHMIGARIGELVGEAQLVYNWEALPVEVANLVHAHPTQNEAFGEAHLALAGKPLHAHG from the coding sequence TTGAGCGAGAGCGACACCTACGACGTCCTCATCCTGGGCGGGGGCTCGGGCGGTTACGCCTGCGCGCTCCGCGCGGCGCAGCTGGGGCTCTCCGTGGCCCTCGTCGAGCAGGACAAGCTCGGCGGCACCTGCCTGCACCGGGGCTGCATCCCCACCAAGGCGCTGCTGCACGCCGCCGAGGTCGCCGACAACGCCCGCGAGGGCGAGCAGATCGGTGTGAAGAGCTCGCTGTCGGGCATCGACATGAGCGGCGTCAACTCCTACAAGGACGGCGTCGTCGCGAAGCTCTACAAGGGCCTGCAGGGGCTGATCAAGTCCCGCAAGGTCACCATGATCGAGGGGCACGGCCGGCTCGTCGGCCAGGACACCGTCGAGGTCGACGGCCAGCGCTACACCGGCCGGAACGTCGTGCTGGCGTCCGGCTCCTACTCGAAGACGCTGCCCGGCCTCGAGCTCGGCGGCCGCGTGATCACCTCCACCGAGGCGATCAACCTCGACTACGTGCCCGACCGCGTGGTCGTGCTCGGCGGCGGCGTCATCGGCTGCGAGTTCGCGAGCGTCTGGAAGTCGTTCGGCTCCGAGGTGACGATCGTCGAGGCGCTGCCCCACCTGGTGCCGAACGAGGACGAGTTCCTCTCCAAGCAGCTCGAGCGCCAGTTCCGCAAGCGCAAGATCGCCTTCAAGATCGGCACCAAGTTCACCGGCGTCGAGCAGACCGCGGACGCGGTGACGATCAGCCTGGAGAACGGCGAGCAGATCGAGGCCGACCTCCTGCTCGTCGCCGTCGGGCGCGGCCCGAACACCGCGGACCTCGGGTACGAGGACCAGGGCGTCACCCTCGACCGCGGGTTCGTGCGCACCGACGAGCGGCTCCGCACCGGCGTGGGCAGCGTCTACGCCGTCGGCGACATCGTGCCGGGCCTGCAGCTCGCCCACCGCGGCTTCCAGCAGGGCATCTTCGTCGCCGAGGAGATCGCGGGGCTCAACCCGCCGGTCATCGACGAGACGGGCATCCCGCGGGTCACCTACTGCGAGCCCGAGATCGCGTCGGTCGGTCTCACCGAGGCCCAGGCCAAGGAGGCCTACGGCGAGGTGGTCACCACGACCTACGACCTCGCGGGCAACGGCAAGTCGCAGATCCTCCGCACCGCCGGCGCCATCAAGCTGGTCAAGGGCGGCACGGGTGACGACGCCCCGGTGGTCGGCGTGCACATGATCGGCGCCCGGATCGGCGAGCTCGTCGGAGAGGCGCAGCTCGTCTACAACTGGGAGGCTCTGCCGGTCGAGGTCGCGAACCTCGTCCACGCCCACCCCACGCAGAACGAGGCGTTCGGCGAGGCGCACCTGGCGCTCGCCGGCAAGCCCCTGCACGCGCACGGCTGA
- a CDS encoding NAD(P)/FAD-dependent oxidoreductase → MSGATRSAAEPERGGGGLPDEVDVLVVGAGLAGLNAARTVARSGRSVLVCEASDGVGGRVRTDVLDGFLVDRGFQILNTSYPALRAAVDLDALDLHPFVPGAAVRTDDGVLHRVARRPTWLPRSALTRLISLRAKLGIAGFTARSVLVPPQRQAAAPERSAREDLARFGLSGRDVDRFLRPFLAGVLGDGDLQTSSRVVSLFWRTFALGDLTLPGRGIGAMTTHLAARLPAGTVRLDTPVREVVPGRVTTDDGTVRAGAVIVATEGTDAAGLLGVRVEAPRPFALTSHYHVTDRPPTRQGLLHLDGTGGPIVNTMVLTAAVPSYSPDHRHLVVSTVLGGEALPEPRLRAELERIWSTGTSHWEHLATREIPHALPATLPPTPPGLRRPVDLGDGLFVAGDHRDTPSVQGALVSGRRTAQAALASLG, encoded by the coding sequence GTGAGCGGGGCGACGCGCAGCGCAGCGGAGCCGGAGCGGGGTGGGGGTGGGCTGCCGGACGAGGTCGACGTCCTCGTCGTCGGGGCGGGCCTCGCCGGCCTGAATGCGGCACGGACGGTGGCCCGCTCCGGGCGGTCGGTCCTGGTGTGCGAGGCGTCCGACGGGGTCGGCGGCCGGGTCCGCACGGACGTCCTGGACGGCTTCCTGGTCGACCGCGGCTTCCAGATCCTCAACACCTCCTACCCGGCGCTGCGCGCGGCGGTGGACCTCGACGCGCTCGACCTGCACCCCTTCGTGCCGGGCGCCGCGGTCCGCACCGACGACGGGGTGCTGCACCGGGTCGCGCGGCGCCCCACGTGGCTCCCCCGGTCGGCGCTGACCCGGTTGATCTCGCTGCGCGCGAAGCTCGGGATCGCGGGCTTCACCGCCCGCTCGGTGCTCGTGCCCCCGCAGCGTCAGGCCGCGGCACCCGAACGATCCGCCCGCGAGGACCTGGCCCGGTTCGGGCTGTCCGGCCGCGACGTGGACCGCTTCCTGCGCCCGTTCCTCGCCGGGGTGCTCGGCGACGGCGACCTGCAGACCTCGTCGCGGGTGGTGTCGTTGTTCTGGCGCACCTTCGCCCTCGGCGACCTCACGCTGCCGGGCCGCGGGATCGGCGCCATGACGACCCACCTCGCGGCCCGGCTGCCGGCCGGCACCGTCCGGCTGGACACACCCGTGCGCGAGGTCGTCCCGGGCCGCGTCACCACCGACGACGGGACGGTGCGGGCCGGTGCGGTGATCGTCGCGACCGAGGGCACCGACGCGGCGGGACTGCTCGGGGTCCGCGTCGAGGCACCGCGGCCGTTCGCGCTGACCAGCCACTACCACGTGACGGACCGGCCGCCGACGCGTCAGGGGCTGCTCCACCTCGACGGCACCGGCGGCCCGATCGTCAACACCATGGTGCTCACCGCGGCCGTGCCGTCCTACTCCCCCGACCACCGGCACCTCGTCGTCTCCACGGTCCTCGGCGGCGAGGCGTTGCCCGAGCCCCGACTGCGCGCCGAGCTGGAGCGCATCTGGAGCACGGGGACGTCGCACTGGGAACACCTCGCGACCCGGGAGATCCCGCACGCCCTGCCCGCCACCCTCCCGCCGACCCCGCCCGGCCTCCGGCGCCCCGTCGACCTGGGCGACGGACTGTTCGTGGCGGGCGACCACCGGGACACCCCGTCGGTGCAGGGCGC
- a CDS encoding TIGR01777 family oxidoreductase has product MRVVISGSSGLIGTALVPHLRSAGHEVVRLVRRTPQAPDERGWDPPSGRIDDGALEGADAVINLSGAGIGDKRWSGAYKQELRDSRTIPTDVLARAVAAHGIPTFISGSAVGFYGDTGQVAVDETGARGRGFLADLVRDWENATAPAAEAGARVVLIRTGLVLSHSGGLMGRIKPIFTFGLGGRLGSGEQYWPWISLDDEVGAITHALEHDTVVGPLNATGPAPVTNAEFTKVMAATVHRPAPWMVPGFAMRAVLGEFADEGVLVSQRVLPGVLEREGYTFQHQTVQAALAAVLE; this is encoded by the coding sequence ATGCGCGTCGTCATCTCCGGGTCGTCCGGCCTCATCGGCACCGCCCTGGTCCCCCACCTGCGCAGTGCCGGGCACGAGGTGGTCCGCCTCGTGCGGCGCACCCCGCAGGCCCCCGACGAGCGCGGGTGGGACCCGCCGTCGGGACGGATCGACGACGGCGCCCTCGAGGGCGCCGACGCGGTGATCAACCTGTCCGGCGCCGGGATCGGCGACAAGCGCTGGTCGGGCGCCTACAAGCAGGAACTGCGCGACAGCCGCACCATCCCCACCGACGTCCTCGCGCGGGCCGTGGCCGCCCACGGGATCCCCACGTTCATCAGCGGGTCCGCGGTCGGGTTCTACGGCGACACCGGTCAGGTCGCGGTGGACGAGACCGGGGCGCGGGGCCGCGGGTTCCTCGCCGATCTCGTCCGGGACTGGGAGAACGCGACGGCCCCGGCCGCGGAGGCGGGCGCGCGGGTGGTGCTGATCCGCACCGGGCTGGTGCTCTCGCACTCCGGCGGCCTGATGGGCCGGATCAAGCCGATCTTCACGTTCGGGCTGGGCGGCAGGCTCGGGTCCGGCGAGCAGTACTGGCCGTGGATCTCGCTCGACGACGAGGTCGGGGCGATCACCCACGCCCTCGAGCACGACACCGTGGTCGGCCCCCTCAACGCGACCGGGCCCGCCCCGGTGACCAACGCCGAGTTCACGAAGGTCATGGCCGCGACGGTCCACCGGCCGGCGCCCTGGATGGTGCCGGGGTTCGCGATGCGCGCGGTGCTCGGCGAGTTCGCCGACGAGGGCGTGCTGGTCAGCCAGCGCGTCCTGCCCGGCGTGCTCGAGCGTGAGGGCTACACCTTCCAGCACCAGACGGTGCAGGCCGCGCTCGCCGCGGTGCTGGAGTGA